A window from uncultured Desulfobacter sp. encodes these proteins:
- the floA gene encoding flotillin-like protein FloA (flotillin-like protein involved in membrane lipid rafts): protein MQIMSILLIVAVILGLVIVYFAFSYIGLWVQALVSGARVGLFNIIFMRFRKVPPKLMVESKIMAVKAGIDISTDDLESHFLAGGNVSRVIQALIAADKANIDLPFNRAAAIDLAGRDVLEAVQMSVNPKVIETPIVAAMAKDGIQLKAISRVTVRANIDRLVGGAGEETILARVGEGIVTTIGSAVTHKQVLENPDTISKTVLSKGLDAGTAYEILSIDIADVDVGKNIGAELETDRAEADKKIAQAKAEEKRAMAFAQEQEMKARVQEMKAKVVEAEAQVPLAMAEAFRSGNLGVMDYYKMQNISADTRMRDSISAPDQLGQPDELEK from the coding sequence ATGCAAATCATGTCCATTCTTCTAATCGTTGCCGTCATCCTCGGCCTGGTGATTGTTTACTTTGCGTTTTCTTACATTGGCCTATGGGTGCAGGCGTTGGTGTCAGGGGCCCGGGTGGGGCTGTTCAACATTATTTTCATGCGCTTCAGGAAAGTGCCGCCCAAACTGATGGTGGAGTCCAAAATCATGGCCGTAAAGGCCGGGATCGATATTTCCACGGACGATCTTGAGTCCCATTTCCTTGCCGGCGGCAATGTCTCCCGGGTGATCCAGGCATTGATTGCCGCGGACAAGGCCAATATTGATCTTCCCTTTAACCGGGCAGCCGCCATTGATCTTGCCGGCCGGGATGTACTGGAAGCCGTGCAGATGTCGGTTAACCCCAAGGTTATTGAAACCCCCATTGTAGCCGCCATGGCCAAGGATGGTATCCAGCTCAAGGCCATTTCCAGGGTCACGGTGCGGGCAAATATTGACCGTCTGGTGGGCGGGGCCGGTGAAGAGACCATTCTGGCCAGAGTGGGCGAGGGTATTGTTACAACGATTGGTTCGGCTGTTACCCATAAACAGGTGCTGGAAAATCCGGATACCATATCCAAAACCGTTTTAAGCAAGGGGCTGGATGCAGGCACTGCCTATGAAATTCTCTCCATTGATATTGCGGACGTGGATGTGGGCAAAAACATCGGTGCTGAGCTGGAAACCGACCGGGCCGAGGCAGACAAGAAGATCGCCCAGGCCAAGGCCGAGGAAAAACGGGCCATGGCCTTTGCCCAGGAACAGGAGATGAAGGCCCGGGTCCAGGAAATGAAAGCCAAGGTGGTTGAGGCCGAAGCCCAGGTGCCCCTGGCCATGGCCGAGGCGTTCAGAAGCGGCAATCTTGGGGTCATGGACTATTATAAAATGCAAAATATCAGCGCAGACACCCGGATGAGGGATTCCATTTCCGCCCCTGATCAGTTGGGCCAGCCGGATGAGCTCGAGAAATAA
- a CDS encoding sigma-54-dependent Fis family transcriptional regulator, which yields MISKQSRRNALDLAWQEFITCGGVRKGKVRPEILASWRRCCEAGVDYTDGSCCNILTPEQCERPREKHDALIKTAKPFMNKLYEFVAGSGLVVFLSDESGLILESIGDGDVADNASKVNLVKGTGWREETVGTNGIGTSLKIKKPIQVSGKEHYCVKLHTWTCSAAPIFDPDHRLLGALQMSGPSHAVHLHTLGMIVAAVEAIESQLGIRENTRELTLLNQRLNGIFQTMSDGAVITDKKGLICQINPAAEAIFGSQIRGCSLKRIFEHRPTFLDAVEQGKTLTDKEFMVDAVHCLVTTRPLWDGKQAPNGAVIFFNPLTKVKKLINRFSSAQASFRFSDIIGHSLVLKMTIDEARHAASGASNILILGESGTGKELFAQAVHNHSHRRTGPFIALNCAALPRELISSELFGYADGAFTGAKRGGRPGKFELAAGGTLFLDEIGDMPLDQQAILLRVLQEKKITRVGGGHTIPVDVRVICATHKDLKMEVEKGNFRSDLYYRINVIRLQVPSLRQRPGDIYPLFTNLVKKICARQGIVEPQIMPAVFDHLVAYDWPGNVRELENVAEKMIHAGRNGCLEPDHLPRDIIENGPACTPVESVTTGTRNMAHLMTEKDHIVALLKQHRGNISRVAREMNVSRNTVYRKLKFFGICRDQSFS from the coding sequence ATGATTTCAAAACAGAGCAGGCGCAACGCGCTTGATTTGGCATGGCAGGAGTTTATCACTTGTGGTGGTGTGCGCAAAGGTAAGGTTCGACCGGAGATCCTTGCTTCCTGGCGGCGTTGCTGTGAAGCGGGCGTAGATTACACAGACGGTTCCTGCTGTAATATACTTACTCCCGAACAATGCGAACGGCCCCGGGAAAAACATGACGCCTTGATCAAAACCGCAAAGCCGTTTATGAACAAGTTATACGAGTTTGTGGCCGGGTCGGGTCTGGTTGTTTTTCTTTCGGATGAATCCGGTTTGATTCTGGAAAGTATCGGTGACGGGGATGTAGCGGATAACGCTTCAAAGGTTAATTTAGTGAAGGGGACGGGCTGGAGAGAAGAGACCGTGGGCACCAACGGCATTGGTACCTCCCTTAAAATCAAAAAACCCATTCAGGTGTCAGGTAAGGAGCATTATTGTGTCAAGCTTCACACCTGGACCTGCTCCGCTGCCCCTATTTTTGATCCTGACCACAGGCTCCTCGGCGCGCTTCAGATGTCAGGACCTTCCCATGCCGTGCATCTTCATACCCTGGGCATGATTGTCGCCGCAGTTGAGGCCATTGAAAGCCAGTTGGGGATACGGGAAAACACCCGGGAATTGACCTTGCTGAATCAGCGACTAAACGGTATTTTTCAGACCATGTCGGATGGTGCCGTGATTACGGATAAAAAAGGTCTTATTTGCCAGATCAATCCTGCTGCTGAAGCCATTTTCGGCAGTCAAATCCGGGGCTGTTCCCTGAAACGTATTTTTGAACATCGGCCCACGTTTCTTGACGCGGTGGAACAGGGGAAAACCCTTACCGACAAGGAATTCATGGTGGATGCCGTCCACTGCTTGGTAACGACCAGACCCCTTTGGGACGGCAAACAGGCGCCCAATGGTGCCGTCATCTTTTTCAATCCCCTCACTAAGGTTAAGAAGCTGATCAACCGGTTCAGTAGCGCCCAGGCAAGCTTTCGTTTTTCAGACATCATCGGACACAGTTTGGTGCTTAAAATGACCATTGATGAGGCCAGACACGCCGCTTCCGGCGCATCCAATATTTTAATTCTTGGGGAGAGCGGTACGGGAAAGGAGTTGTTTGCCCAGGCTGTTCATAATCACAGCCACAGGCGGACAGGCCCGTTTATCGCCTTGAACTGTGCCGCCCTGCCCAGGGAATTGATTTCAAGTGAACTGTTCGGGTATGCAGACGGTGCATTTACCGGCGCCAAAAGGGGCGGCCGGCCCGGAAAGTTTGAACTGGCGGCCGGCGGCACCCTTTTCCTGGATGAAATCGGAGATATGCCCCTGGATCAGCAGGCGATCCTTTTGCGGGTTCTCCAGGAAAAAAAGATTACCCGGGTGGGCGGTGGTCACACCATCCCCGTGGATGTCCGGGTGATTTGCGCCACCCACAAGGATCTTAAGATGGAAGTGGAAAAAGGTAATTTCAGGTCGGATCTGTACTATCGCATCAATGTCATCCGGCTCCAGGTGCCGTCTTTGCGGCAGCGGCCCGGCGACATTTATCCTTTGTTCACCAACCTGGTTAAGAAAATCTGCGCAAGGCAGGGTATTGTCGAACCACAGATTATGCCGGCTGTTTTTGATCATCTTGTGGCCTATGACTGGCCGGGAAATGTCAGAGAGCTTGAAAATGTAGCAGAGAAAATGATCCATGCCGGCCGGAACGGTTGCCTGGAACCGGATCATCTGCCCCGGGATATCATTGAAAACGGCCCTGCCTGTACCCCTGTTGAATCTGTAACAACCGGTACCAGGAATATGGCGCACCTTATGACGGAAAAGGATCATATCGTGGCACTTTTAAAACAGCACCGGGGAAATATCAGCCGGGTGGCCAGGGAAATGAACGTTTCCAGAAACACTGTATACCGGAAACTTAAATTTTTCGGCATATGCCGGGATCAATCCTTTTCCTAA